The following proteins are co-located in the Paludibaculum fermentans genome:
- a CDS encoding HlyD family secretion protein — MKPQTTSAVVLLTTACLVGAVWTHANLTSTGHWRPSDAGESPQDPAPFRLTGELVSVSTVPVEGSVLELEVPLNAQVRKGQVIGETQLDAMPAPAAELDARRNLAAAAAAVEAARTQLQDAEARVSAARARAEDTRNHLVGAEVAAGEVQAAVQRDEMLYREGMESQLKHDEALSLQQSASRQIDTQSQLAGNSLNTMEQLESQQAAAQAALQQAEDDRRAAESAVASPQAAAVRSPVLAPADGYLVLRDEFSRDLEIVSDLNRQVETRIPQSSLFAVHIGQLATVTLDSQPKVVFHAVVRNIGDAQASAAGAFCPVTLSLTDASGLGNDTARATITLQ, encoded by the coding sequence ATGAAGCCGCAAACCACCTCGGCCGTCGTCCTGCTCACCACGGCCTGTCTCGTGGGCGCAGTCTGGACCCATGCCAACCTCACGTCCACTGGTCACTGGCGGCCATCCGATGCCGGCGAGAGCCCCCAGGATCCGGCGCCCTTCCGCCTGACCGGCGAGCTCGTCTCCGTCTCCACAGTGCCGGTGGAAGGCTCCGTCCTCGAACTCGAAGTCCCCTTGAACGCCCAGGTCCGCAAAGGCCAGGTGATCGGCGAAACCCAGTTGGACGCGATGCCCGCGCCCGCCGCGGAACTGGACGCCCGCCGCAACCTGGCTGCCGCCGCGGCCGCTGTCGAAGCGGCCCGCACCCAACTCCAGGACGCGGAGGCCCGCGTCTCCGCCGCCCGCGCTCGAGCCGAAGACACCCGCAACCATCTGGTGGGCGCGGAAGTGGCCGCCGGCGAAGTGCAGGCCGCTGTGCAGCGGGACGAGATGCTCTACCGCGAGGGGATGGAGAGCCAGTTGAAGCACGACGAGGCGCTCTCGCTGCAGCAGTCGGCCAGCCGCCAGATCGACACGCAATCGCAACTCGCCGGCAACTCGCTCAACACCATGGAGCAACTGGAATCGCAGCAGGCCGCGGCCCAGGCCGCTCTCCAGCAGGCGGAAGACGACCGCCGCGCCGCTGAATCCGCCGTCGCCAGCCCGCAGGCCGCGGCCGTCCGCAGCCCCGTCCTCGCGCCGGCCGACGGCTACCTCGTCCTTCGCGATGAGTTTTCCAGGGACCTCGAAATCGTCTCCGATCTCAACCGCCAGGTCGAAACCCGGATCCCCCAGTCGAGCCTCTTCGCCGTCCACATCGGCCAACTCGCCACGGTCACGCTCGACAGCCAGCCGAAGGTCGTGTTCCACGCCGTGGTCCGAAACATCGGTGATGCCCAAGCCTCGGCCGCGGGCGCCTTCTGCCCCGTCACCCTCTCGCTGACCGATGCCTCCGGCCTGGGCAACGACACCGCCCGCGCCACCATCACCCTGCAATAA
- a CDS encoding STAS domain-containing protein: MNGRLTVHERGDFIIIGAHGKLASPQEQGSLHQQLRQLVERGRSHILLDLAQVPSLDIEDIGELMVGYALVTLAGGELRLLNLSGSTADVLRTTRIIHLIGGAGETPDPHPPPTWQAGSEWYIG; this comes from the coding sequence ATGAACGGCCGGCTGACGGTCCACGAGCGCGGCGATTTCATCATCATCGGCGCGCACGGGAAACTCGCCTCACCGCAAGAGCAGGGCTCTCTCCACCAGCAGCTGCGGCAGTTGGTGGAGAGAGGCCGCTCCCACATTCTGCTCGACCTCGCCCAGGTCCCCTCGCTCGATATCGAGGACATCGGGGAACTCATGGTCGGCTATGCCCTCGTCACCCTGGCGGGCGGCGAACTGAGATTGCTCAACCTCTCCGGCTCCACCGCCGATGTGCTGCGGACGACCCGCATCATTCACCTCATCGGGGGAGCCGGAGAGACGCCGGACCCGCACCCGCCACCCACCTGGCAGGCCGGCAGTGAGTGGTACATCGGCTGA
- a CDS encoding methyltransferase, with product MSNQPPADLWQLCDLQTPWCIHTAATLRIANHLQAGLSDVNELAAAAHCDAYALDCLLGYLASKGVFEQTAPGRYALNETARGLLDPGTLIGLDVDGFGGRMAYAWGTLPSYVRTGRPAYHERFGRGFWEDLEANPAIAAQFDALIGPAGHGLPNPNFDITGGWDSIQSVVDLGGGTGAMLAELLRVHPHLQGTLLDQPGTVARSTEIFEQAGVASRVTLCGQSFFDPLPPGAGLYLLRGILNDWPDAETVAILKRAAEAARPNGRVVVLKSVSPNGGSRTLTIEMVLLAGKHRTLDEFKPLVRQAGLEVVSAGPQAAYYVVECRPI from the coding sequence ATGTCCAATCAGCCCCCCGCCGACCTCTGGCAGTTGTGCGACCTGCAAACCCCCTGGTGCATCCACACCGCCGCCACTTTGCGTATCGCCAATCACCTGCAGGCCGGTCTTTCGGACGTGAACGAACTCGCCGCCGCTGCTCACTGCGACGCCTACGCTCTCGACTGCCTCCTCGGCTACCTCGCCTCCAAAGGCGTCTTTGAGCAGACCGCGCCCGGCCGGTACGCCCTCAATGAAACCGCCCGGGGCCTGCTGGATCCGGGCACGCTGATCGGCCTCGACGTCGACGGCTTCGGAGGCCGCATGGCCTACGCCTGGGGCACCCTGCCCAGCTATGTCCGCACCGGCCGCCCCGCCTATCACGAACGTTTCGGCCGCGGCTTCTGGGAGGATCTCGAAGCGAACCCGGCCATCGCGGCCCAGTTCGACGCCCTCATCGGCCCAGCCGGCCACGGCCTGCCCAACCCCAACTTTGACATCACTGGAGGCTGGGACTCCATCCAGTCGGTAGTCGATCTAGGCGGCGGTACCGGAGCCATGCTGGCCGAACTGCTGCGAGTCCATCCGCATCTCCAGGGAACGCTGCTCGACCAGCCCGGCACCGTAGCCCGCTCCACGGAAATCTTCGAGCAGGCCGGAGTGGCCTCGCGCGTGACCCTCTGTGGTCAGAGCTTCTTCGACCCCCTGCCGCCCGGAGCCGGTCTCTACTTACTAAGAGGGATCCTGAACGACTGGCCGGACGCGGAAACCGTAGCCATCCTGAAGCGAGCTGCCGAAGCCGCCCGGCCCAACGGCCGTGTCGTGGTGTTGAAGAGTGTAAGCCCCAACGGCGGCTCCCGGACGCTAACCATCGAGATGGTGCTGCTGGCCGGCAAGCACCGCACCCTGGACGAATTCAAGCCGCTAGTCCGGCAAGCGGGCCTGGAAGTGGTATCCGCGGGACCCCAAGCCGCCTACTACGTAGTCGAGTGCCGCCCCATCTGA
- a CDS encoding PEGA domain-containing protein encodes MTLTNGRDGAERRFGFTMLRKLLLVSAALIVALPASAGVRYVRGGFGFGPAFGPWGYGYDPYFYGGYPMVTHPNAGQVKLDTKIKDAEVFVNGSYAGTVGELKSMWLRQGSYKLEVRAPGREQFAQQIYVVNGKTMKVRPELRMEPKS; translated from the coding sequence ATGACACTCACAAATGGCAGGGATGGCGCGGAACGCCGCTTCGGATTCACGATGCTGCGCAAGCTGCTACTGGTGTCGGCGGCCTTGATCGTGGCCCTGCCCGCGAGCGCGGGCGTCCGCTATGTCCGGGGCGGCTTTGGCTTTGGCCCGGCGTTCGGACCGTGGGGTTACGGCTATGACCCGTACTTCTACGGCGGGTACCCGATGGTGACGCATCCGAATGCGGGCCAGGTGAAGCTGGATACGAAGATCAAAGACGCCGAGGTATTCGTGAACGGGTCGTATGCGGGCACGGTGGGCGAGCTGAAGTCGATGTGGCTGCGGCAGGGGTCATACAAGCTGGAAGTGCGGGCTCCGGGGCGCGAGCAGTTCGCGCAACAGATCTACGTGGTGAACGGCAAGACGATGAAGGTGCGGCCGGAGCTGCGTATGGAGCCGAAGTCTTGA
- a CDS encoding trypsin-like peptidase domain-containing protein yields MMRPVVCGVLAMVLAASPEMAQTRAKAPLSAPAKSLADYSEAMENLAEAASPAVVQILVQRVAPVGQGDSQRMGFVSEQEATGSGVIVDPAGYIVTNAHVVQNARRIEVKVLRMDEKGQAPHGHVLPAKLVGLDRQVDIAVLKIEGTNLPTLSFLNSDTLRQGRLVMALGSPLGLQNTLTHGVVSATLRQLKPESPMVYIQTDAPINPGNSGGPLLDIEGKIVGINTMIYSESGGNEGIGFAIPANLAKDVYQKLRKDGRVRRGAIGVLPEAITPALASGLGLDRDSGVILSDVAPHGAADAAGLQPGDVLISIDGKPIREVRDLALTVFQRSPGDELKIVFQRGKEEMTKTVAVLERKNEPSLLADQASYEAALVRELGILAVTVDEKVTAILTDLRRLSGVAVAAVPAEYAGLNPGLVAGDVIYEVNTKAIASLDELKAAVKEQKKSDAVVLLVERMGQLIYVTATLE; encoded by the coding sequence ATGATGAGGCCGGTTGTTTGCGGCGTGCTGGCGATGGTGCTGGCGGCTTCTCCGGAGATGGCTCAGACGAGAGCGAAGGCGCCTCTCAGCGCGCCGGCGAAGTCGCTGGCGGACTATAGCGAGGCGATGGAGAACCTGGCCGAGGCGGCGAGTCCGGCGGTGGTGCAGATCCTGGTGCAGCGGGTGGCGCCGGTGGGCCAGGGCGATTCGCAGCGGATGGGTTTTGTGTCGGAGCAGGAGGCCACGGGCTCGGGTGTGATCGTGGATCCGGCCGGCTACATCGTCACGAACGCGCATGTGGTGCAGAATGCGCGGCGCATTGAAGTGAAGGTGCTGCGAATGGATGAGAAGGGCCAGGCTCCGCATGGGCACGTGCTGCCGGCGAAGCTGGTGGGGCTGGACCGGCAGGTGGACATCGCGGTGCTCAAGATCGAGGGCACGAACCTGCCTACGCTTTCTTTTCTCAATTCGGACACCCTGCGTCAGGGGCGGCTGGTGATGGCGCTGGGCAGTCCGCTGGGGTTGCAGAATACGTTGACGCACGGCGTGGTGAGCGCGACGCTGCGGCAGCTCAAGCCCGAGAGTCCGATGGTGTACATCCAGACGGACGCCCCGATCAATCCTGGCAACAGCGGCGGGCCGCTGCTGGATATCGAGGGAAAGATCGTGGGGATCAACACGATGATCTACTCGGAGTCGGGCGGCAATGAGGGGATCGGTTTTGCGATTCCGGCGAATCTGGCTAAGGACGTGTACCAGAAGCTGCGCAAGGACGGGCGGGTCAGGCGCGGCGCGATCGGGGTGCTGCCGGAGGCGATTACGCCGGCGCTGGCATCGGGCTTGGGCCTGGATCGCGACTCCGGTGTGATTCTGTCGGATGTGGCTCCGCATGGCGCGGCGGACGCGGCGGGGTTGCAGCCGGGCGATGTACTGATCTCGATTGACGGGAAGCCGATCCGGGAGGTGCGGGACCTGGCGTTGACGGTGTTCCAGCGGTCGCCGGGCGATGAGTTGAAGATCGTCTTCCAACGCGGCAAAGAAGAGATGACGAAGACGGTGGCGGTGCTGGAGCGCAAGAACGAGCCCAGCCTGCTGGCGGACCAGGCCAGTTATGAGGCCGCGCTGGTGCGGGAACTGGGGATCCTGGCGGTCACGGTGGACGAGAAGGTGACGGCGATCCTGACGGACCTGCGGCGGCTGTCGGGCGTGGCGGTGGCTGCGGTGCCGGCCGAGTATGCGGGTTTGAATCCGGGGTTGGTGGCGGGCGATGTGATTTATGAGGTGAACACCAAAGCCATTGCGTCGCTGGATGAGTTGAAGGCTGCCGTGAAAGAGCAGAAGAAGTCTGATGCGGTTGTGCTGCTGGTGGAGCGGATGGGGCAGCTGATCTATGTGACGGCAACGCTCGAGTAG